One region of Elusimicrobiota bacterium genomic DNA includes:
- a CDS encoding GNAT family N-acetyltransferase has product MIRLIPVDISPAFPEKEEAVPYCCTPAWAGLCRDVFGYEVKTFSIEQDSGRIGGFMYAVVRSPIFGTRLVSMPFSDEGALWFKPGAIPDADGLTTVRDAVTEVLDKAARETGADYAELRGTEILFPAGEKDERFIRALPYTRFVLDTSAPYAALRERFHINLVKNLRKADKHVTVTDTRDPAEVKAVYDIYARQMREFGSPPLPAEYFGRLMREGLGRLFIARVNGRAAAMLFTLEHNGARFADINAGLPEFEEFFPKIRLFDETIRSACGGNFSAYDLMRTRPGSGVHEHKKKWGGKEFPIRYYFRQYKPGANISMDPEQKRFAPARFLLAHMPLPLLKKLGPIIRRHAGK; this is encoded by the coding sequence ATGATACGGCTTATACCCGTAGACATCAGCCCCGCGTTTCCTGAAAAGGAAGAAGCGGTACCCTACTGCTGCACCCCTGCGTGGGCCGGCCTCTGCCGGGATGTCTTCGGCTACGAAGTAAAAACTTTTTCCATTGAACAGGACTCCGGGCGGATAGGCGGGTTCATGTACGCCGTGGTCCGGTCCCCCATATTCGGGACCAGGCTCGTCTCCATGCCTTTCTCCGACGAAGGGGCGCTTTGGTTCAAGCCGGGCGCGATCCCGGACGCGGACGGCTTGACGACGGTAAGGGATGCCGTCACGGAAGTTCTGGACAAGGCCGCCCGCGAGACCGGAGCGGACTACGCGGAGCTCAGAGGAACGGAAATTCTTTTTCCGGCCGGGGAGAAGGATGAAAGGTTCATCCGCGCTTTGCCTTATACCCGCTTTGTGCTGGATACCTCAGCGCCTTATGCCGCCCTGCGCGAACGTTTCCACATAAACCTCGTCAAGAACCTCAGGAAAGCCGACAAGCATGTCACGGTGACGGATACAAGGGACCCGGCGGAGGTCAAAGCCGTATATGATATTTACGCCCGGCAAATGCGCGAATTCGGCTCTCCGCCGCTCCCGGCTGAATACTTTGGGCGCCTCATGCGCGAAGGGCTGGGACGTCTGTTCATCGCCCGCGTGAACGGCAGAGCGGCGGCCATGCTTTTCACTTTGGAGCACAACGGCGCGCGCTTCGCGGATATCAACGCGGGGCTGCCCGAATTTGAGGAGTTCTTCCCGAAGATAAGGCTCTTCGACGAGACTATCCGCTCCGCCTGCGGCGGAAATTTCAGCGCGTATGATCTTATGCGGACGCGGCCGGGCTCGGGGGTCCATGAGCACAAGAAAAAATGGGGCGGGAAAGAATTTCCTATACGGTATTATTTCAGGCAGTACAAGCCGGGCGCCAACATATCCATGGACCCGGAGCAGAAACGCTTCGCCCCCGCCCGGTTCCTGCTCGCCCACATGCCGCTGCCCCTCCTGAAAAAACTCGGCCCAATCATCCGCCGCCACGCCGGAAAATAA
- a CDS encoding B12-binding domain-containing radical SAM protein, protein MKITFIHNGYESLAIESLSAALKKEGFETSLVIDPLLFNEPGFWRIKPLARAFDLRREAMLRLEADRPDLVCFSVFTDTFQWALGWARTVKKELGVPVVFGGIHPTSVPEKVITRDCVDYVCVGEGDRALPELAAALASGREPSVPNIWRKKNGAVLKGPMAAPENPDSLEFPDKEIFYGRYPFFNHGYLAAAGRGCPFSCAYCANSVYSRLYGAGYARKRSPDRVIEELSMAKTSWRPGFIHFADEVFNWDTAWLETFLPRYKKEIHLPFSCFIYPDLLDANSARLLKEAGCFKVQLGVQTFDGGRRREILKRTSDNKKIAAAIDLLRREGVYTVCDSILGLPGDTGEDLLNLAGFYAEHTPDQNEVFFLKYYPGTELTIKASEDGLLKPEELAAIEAGEGPSGIISRPADTRPELNRFFSLLLMLPLIPAAMKKRLIRSAFLIKLLPGNILLRIMTRLLRRPAYDFNTGQFVRIYRYFMALKFKGLWQKLF, encoded by the coding sequence ATGAAGATAACCTTTATCCATAACGGCTACGAAAGTCTGGCCATAGAGTCGCTTTCGGCCGCGCTCAAGAAAGAGGGGTTTGAGACCAGTCTTGTAATAGATCCGCTGCTTTTCAATGAACCGGGTTTCTGGCGCATAAAACCTCTGGCGCGCGCCTTTGACCTGCGCCGCGAGGCTATGCTCCGTTTGGAAGCTGACAGACCCGACCTGGTCTGTTTCTCCGTTTTCACAGATACCTTCCAATGGGCGCTGGGCTGGGCCCGGACGGTCAAAAAAGAACTGGGCGTGCCGGTGGTGTTCGGCGGCATACATCCCACCAGCGTGCCGGAAAAAGTCATCACGCGGGACTGCGTGGATTATGTCTGCGTCGGCGAGGGAGACCGCGCCCTGCCCGAACTGGCCGCGGCTCTGGCCTCAGGCCGGGAACCTTCAGTTCCGAATATCTGGCGGAAAAAAAATGGCGCCGTACTGAAGGGGCCGATGGCCGCGCCGGAAAACCCCGACTCGCTGGAATTTCCGGATAAAGAAATCTTTTACGGGCGCTATCCGTTTTTCAACCATGGCTACCTGGCCGCGGCCGGCCGGGGCTGTCCTTTTTCCTGCGCCTACTGCGCCAACAGCGTCTACTCCCGCCTTTACGGGGCAGGCTACGCCAGGAAAAGGAGCCCGGACCGGGTCATAGAAGAACTTTCCATGGCTAAAACCAGCTGGCGGCCGGGCTTCATACATTTTGCGGACGAAGTCTTCAACTGGGACACAGCCTGGCTTGAGACCTTCCTCCCGCGTTACAAAAAAGAGATACACCTGCCGTTCTCCTGCTTTATCTACCCGGACTTGCTGGACGCAAATAGCGCCCGGCTTCTAAAAGAAGCCGGGTGCTTCAAGGTCCAGCTCGGAGTTCAGACCTTCGACGGCGGACGCCGCAGGGAAATACTTAAGCGGACATCGGATAATAAAAAAATAGCCGCCGCCATAGACCTGCTCAGGCGCGAAGGTGTGTACACCGTCTGCGATTCCATTTTAGGCCTGCCGGGAGACACAGGCGAAGATCTGTTGAATCTGGCCGGTTTCTACGCGGAGCACACACCGGACCAGAACGAGGTGTTTTTTCTTAAATATTATCCCGGCACCGAGTTGACCATAAAAGCCTCGGAAGACGGTCTTTTGAAACCAGAAGAGCTCGCGGCGATAGAAGCCGGGGAAGGACCGTCCGGCATCATCAGCCGTCCGGCGGATACGCGGCCGGAGCTCAACAGGTTTTTCAGCCTGCTGCTCATGCTCCCGCTTATCCCCGCCGCCATGAAAAAAAGACTCATCAGAAGCGCTTTTTTAATTAAATTGCTGCCTGGCAATATTCTCCTTAGAATAATGACCCGCCTCCTAAGGCGGCCGGCCTATGATTTCAATACCGGGCAGTTCGTCCGCATATATCGCTATTTCATGGCGCTCAAGTTCAAGGGATTATGGCAGAAACTGTTCTAG
- a CDS encoding NAD-dependent epimerase/dehydratase family protein, with product MAETVLVTGATGFIGRALAARLTGGGIKVRCLARRGSDTRALKAAGMECAEGDLLDTLSLETAAAGASAVWHLGALVRPKGFLVSRLKLEKKFQTVNASGTENMARAAAAAGVKRFIYFSSVSAAGPGDNIKEEAEPRPLTAYGRSKLAGELALRRAAAETGLDFIILRPAMVYGPGAERWTALFKAVKAGLVPMPGGGDNIISICRLESLLDAAFLAAEKGASGSAFNISEGSIKLKDLASILAGLMGTKPVYLHLPTQFLGAAVKLADLSLGALGLALPRLNLLADYPCFKEACSNWSHDTSKLRALGWNPPDTRAALALTLKGGGFI from the coding sequence ATGGCAGAAACTGTTCTAGTCACCGGAGCCACGGGCTTTATAGGGCGCGCGCTCGCCGCGCGGTTGACGGGCGGCGGCATTAAAGTAAGATGCCTCGCGCGCCGCGGCTCCGATACGCGCGCTCTCAAAGCCGCCGGCATGGAATGCGCGGAGGGAGACCTGCTGGACACGCTTTCGCTGGAAACGGCCGCGGCGGGAGCAAGCGCCGTTTGGCATCTCGGCGCGCTGGTAAGACCAAAGGGATTTCTTGTCTCACGCTTGAAACTCGAGAAAAAATTTCAAACCGTCAACGCTTCCGGAACGGAAAACATGGCCCGCGCGGCGGCCGCGGCCGGGGTCAAACGTTTTATTTACTTCAGCTCCGTCTCGGCGGCCGGCCCCGGCGATAATATAAAGGAAGAAGCCGAACCCCGGCCCCTTACGGCCTACGGCCGCTCAAAACTGGCCGGGGAACTGGCGCTCCGCCGGGCGGCGGCAGAAACCGGTCTGGATTTCATCATCCTGCGCCCGGCCATGGTATACGGGCCCGGCGCAGAAAGATGGACCGCCCTTTTCAAAGCGGTCAAAGCCGGCCTTGTTCCAATGCCCGGCGGAGGGGACAACATCATTTCCATCTGCCGGCTTGAAAGTCTGCTGGACGCGGCGTTCCTGGCGGCGGAAAAAGGCGCTTCCGGCTCCGCTTTCAATATAAGCGAAGGTTCCATAAAACTGAAGGACCTGGCCTCCATTCTGGCCGGGCTCATGGGGACAAAACCCGTTTACCTGCATCTGCCCACTCAATTTCTGGGCGCCGCAGTAAAGCTGGCCGACCTCAGCCTGGGGGCATTGGGACTGGCCCTGCCCCGTCTTAATCTGCTCGCGGACTACCCGTGTTTCAAGGAAGCCTGCTCCAACTGGTCGCACGACACCTCAAAACTGCGGGCGCTGGGCTGGAACCCGCCGGACACCCGGGCCGCTTTGGCCCTGACGCTTAAGGGGGGCGGTTTTATATGA
- a CDS encoding radical SAM protein gives MALLHLFARCCQKCVFCSYPREKESGPAEEEKLSYWLKSAACVKDPLIQISGGEPFLAEPSDLLKLAAFCARLGRRVEIQTNASGVFSGFSEAELQKLIKTISGNGGYFNVNFSADTPAADFKITRTRGAFARRLKAVKKMLSLGAGVRLTFVVTRLNYPRLEKFAFFVVKELKGVSWVQFSFVKGVGRAALAKKIVPRYAAAAPYLRRALAVCGAAGLKCEVDHIPPCFLGKYHASHVDALKMKARSGGPHLAEKMKLPECRGCGFYGICSGPRKDYIDIYGGLK, from the coding sequence ATGGCGCTGCTGCATCTTTTTGCCAGGTGCTGCCAGAAATGCGTTTTCTGCTCATATCCGCGGGAAAAGGAAAGCGGCCCGGCGGAAGAGGAAAAACTTTCTTATTGGCTCAAATCCGCCGCCTGCGTAAAAGACCCGCTTATCCAGATTTCAGGCGGGGAGCCGTTCCTGGCCGAACCTTCGGACCTGCTCAAGCTCGCGGCCTTCTGCGCGCGCCTGGGCCGCCGGGTGGAGATCCAGACCAACGCTTCCGGCGTTTTTAGCGGGTTTTCCGAAGCGGAGCTTCAGAAACTGATCAAAACAATTTCCGGGAACGGCGGTTACTTTAACGTCAATTTCTCCGCCGATACTCCGGCGGCTGATTTTAAAATTACGCGGACGCGCGGCGCTTTCGCAAGGCGCCTTAAAGCGGTTAAAAAAATGCTTTCCCTGGGCGCCGGTGTGCGCCTTACTTTTGTGGTCACCAGGCTCAATTATCCGCGCCTGGAAAAATTCGCTTTTTTTGTCGTAAAAGAACTGAAGGGGGTTTCCTGGGTCCAGTTCAGTTTTGTAAAGGGGGTCGGCCGGGCGGCCCTGGCAAAAAAAATAGTTCCGCGATACGCCGCAGCCGCTCCGTATCTGCGGCGCGCTCTCGCGGTTTGCGGGGCCGCTGGCCTTAAGTGCGAGGTGGACCATATCCCGCCCTGTTTTCTGGGAAAATATCACGCTTCGCACGTGGACGCCCTGAAAATGAAGGCAAGATCCGGCGGCCCCCATCTGGCCGAGAAAATGAAGCTGCCGGAGTGCCGCGGCTGCGGGTTTTACGGAATTTGTTCCGGACCCAGAAAAGACTATATAGACATTTACGGCGGATTAAAATGA
- a CDS encoding radical SAM protein → MPDIAFWNKCNNKCVMCTNMPYFARSSIDKYSLKLQIEKLERYLGGKRNIYWKNSDKADYVNLTGGEPTIHPEFFKLLAYFRRRMPKTPINLLTNGRRLADRRFLASLLKIARPPFGFIVPVHGPGPALHDGITGVTGSFIETMTGLENLFSMAPGRDIEIRLVLHRLTVRTFQGILRLLLKKFPDTARYTVVAIHYEIEGVSEKNHGLVALKLKDSAKAVAGAKGLIARFANFKLYHFPLCVLSPSLRKLARVTLPEEDRLYPAVCGSCSARSRCLGLMLEYYKAFGGGELKALKQKKSEFRSQ, encoded by the coding sequence ATGCCCGATATCGCTTTCTGGAACAAGTGCAATAATAAGTGCGTGATGTGCACTAATATGCCCTATTTTGCCCGAAGCTCAATCGATAAATACTCGCTTAAACTGCAGATAGAAAAACTGGAGCGTTACCTTGGGGGGAAGCGCAATATTTATTGGAAAAACTCGGATAAGGCGGATTATGTCAATCTTACGGGAGGGGAACCCACCATCCACCCTGAATTTTTCAAGCTGCTGGCTTATTTCAGGCGCAGGATGCCTAAAACACCCATTAACCTGCTTACCAACGGCCGGCGCCTGGCGGACCGGAGGTTTCTCGCAAGCCTTCTGAAAATAGCCCGTCCTCCCTTCGGTTTTATAGTTCCGGTGCATGGCCCCGGCCCGGCTCTCCATGACGGTATTACCGGGGTTACGGGCAGTTTCATCGAAACCATGACGGGCCTTGAAAATCTTTTCTCTATGGCTCCCGGAAGAGATATCGAAATAAGGCTGGTTCTGCACAGGCTCACGGTCAGGACCTTTCAAGGGATCCTGCGGCTGCTGCTTAAAAAGTTTCCTGACACTGCCCGGTACACGGTCGTGGCCATTCATTACGAGATAGAAGGCGTTTCAGAAAAAAACCACGGCCTGGTGGCTTTAAAACTTAAAGATTCAGCCAAAGCCGTTGCCGGAGCGAAAGGGCTTATTGCCAGGTTCGCCAATTTCAAGTTATACCATTTCCCGCTTTGTGTTTTAAGCCCTTCTTTAAGAAAACTGGCGCGGGTCACGCTTCCCGAAGAAGACAGGCTTTACCCGGCCGTCTGCGGTTCCTGCTCAGCCCGGTCCCGCTGCCTGGGGCTGATGCTCGAATATTACAAAGCTTTCGGCGGCGGGGAGCTGAAAGCGTTAAAGCAGAAGAAGTCAGAATTCAGAAGTCAGTAG
- a CDS encoding radical SAM protein — protein sequence MSEKQNLKCYELILNYNCNARCMFCSQGSFDKSLNADFKLAAENIYGAYKSGYRRLGLTGGEPLIRPDILKVIALAKSVGFDFIRVQTNGIKLADPAFCRRLVNAGLTFCKFSLTSDKPAEHDRLLGVPGAYKSAVRGVKNLRKLKIRLGNNILVNALNYNRLPEIIRSFLDLGITNFVVIYPVYIGGMAEHSDGLGVSLGECKKYFAEAAELMKKMGLEREILFLNVPPCFLRGRESLAIGLDLFNTVVTDPAGGKSDLDITANRAKVRAPACRNCRLRRRCAGVDAHYAEIFGLEDFTAAQPGGPRPFGLSLNPKGRGGPAFGGKPVIKRRSVPVPKREKPRVFFSDNELCLIEILKIESHASTATVLKLAKNIVLCRDCSDGNSVLNAAQSLEQKGLVESVFERGRYYWRLKTKERVL from the coding sequence ATGTCTGAAAAGCAAAATTTAAAGTGTTACGAGCTGATACTGAATTATAACTGCAACGCGCGCTGCATGTTCTGCTCGCAGGGCTCCTTTGACAAGTCTCTTAACGCCGACTTCAAACTTGCGGCAGAAAACATCTACGGGGCTTATAAAAGCGGATACAGACGCCTGGGACTTACCGGCGGAGAGCCGCTTATCCGCCCGGATATACTGAAAGTTATCGCGCTCGCCAAGTCCGTCGGGTTTGATTTTATCAGGGTCCAGACGAACGGCATAAAACTCGCCGACCCCGCTTTCTGCCGGCGCCTGGTGAACGCCGGGCTTACTTTCTGCAAATTTTCGCTGACCTCGGACAAGCCGGCCGAGCATGACCGCCTGCTGGGGGTGCCCGGCGCCTATAAATCCGCCGTCCGTGGCGTCAAAAACCTGCGCAAACTTAAAATACGCCTTGGCAATAATATCCTGGTCAACGCCCTGAACTATAACCGCCTGCCGGAGATAATCCGTTCATTCCTGGACCTGGGAATAACGAACTTTGTGGTTATTTACCCGGTCTATATCGGCGGCATGGCCGAACATTCGGACGGGCTGGGCGTAAGCCTGGGAGAATGTAAAAAATATTTTGCCGAAGCCGCGGAACTTATGAAAAAAATGGGGCTGGAGCGTGAAATCCTTTTTTTGAACGTGCCGCCCTGCTTTTTGAGGGGCCGCGAGTCTTTGGCTATAGGGCTGGATCTTTTTAATACGGTGGTTACCGACCCGGCCGGCGGGAAAAGCGATCTGGACATTACCGCCAACCGGGCCAAGGTGCGCGCCCCCGCCTGCCGGAACTGCCGCTTGAGGCGCCGCTGCGCGGGGGTGGACGCCCATTACGCGGAGATATTCGGTCTTGAGGATTTTACCGCCGCACAACCCGGCGGGCCCCGCCCTTTTGGGCTGAGCTTAAATCCAAAAGGGCGGGGCGGGCCCGCCTTCGGCGGAAAGCCGGTTATTAAGAGACGTTCCGTGCCGGTTCCGAAGCGCGAAAAACCGCGCGTGTTTTTTTCCGATAACGAACTCTGCCTCATTGAAATATTGAAAATAGAAAGTCATGCCTCAACCGCGACCGTCCTTAAGCTGGCAAAAAATATCGTTCTTTGCCGGGATTGCTCCGACGGCAACTCCGTGCTGAACGCCGCGCAAAGCCTTGAACAAAAAGGTCTTGTGGAAAGCGTCTTTGAGCGCGGGCGCTATTATTGGCGGCTTAAAACAAAAGAGAGGGTCCTCTGA
- a CDS encoding transposase, which yields MFACGAPHKTFHHSAGVSFPATPGYRASDPRGAILNRIVTDNLPEFKLWMRDHQPDRRPRPHPAVITAMEKFTECGDMRFGAVRFRCPDCGRDMFVAFSCKRRGLCPSCDAKRASIITTDASDRLLPPVPYRQWVLVVPKRLRWYLNQRSDLPGELSRVFAKEISRFLRGKASGTPIQLHFVQRFGGELNLHIHIHAVVSDGVFNPGEDGKLCYTPVCGPTETELAAITEAVRRKVIRRLRRIGGLCAEAAEQMLSWKNSGFSIHEEVRIEANDKQGREHLLYYCARPALSQARLVYSAKSKTVIYRTDARGGRSELLTMSSLEFLRRWGLLMPPPNKNLVRYYGALAPHSPLRGKVVAKAADAAVKARRREKLEKTVEGAKKKARSWAACLARVFEVFPLICPKCQKELLPVAVIFNDHELIRILKHFGLPTDFPRFLPVPTEIACSFAESPLLPPAGRFF from the coding sequence ATGTTTGCGTGCGGAGCTCCTCATAAAACATTTCACCATTCAGCCGGCGTCTCATTCCCGGCGACACCCGGCTACCGCGCCAGCGATCCGCGCGGCGCAATCCTTAACCGCATCGTCACCGACAACCTCCCGGAGTTTAAACTGTGGATGCGCGACCACCAGCCCGACCGCCGGCCGCGACCGCATCCCGCTGTGATAACCGCAATGGAAAAGTTCACCGAATGCGGGGATATGCGCTTCGGCGCCGTCCGCTTCCGCTGCCCCGACTGCGGCCGCGACATGTTTGTGGCGTTCTCCTGTAAGCGCCGCGGCCTGTGCCCTTCCTGCGACGCCAAGCGGGCCTCCATAATTACGACGGACGCCTCCGACCGCCTGCTTCCCCCCGTCCCCTACCGGCAGTGGGTGCTGGTAGTGCCCAAGCGCCTGCGCTGGTACCTGAATCAGCGCTCCGACCTGCCGGGCGAGCTGTCCCGCGTCTTCGCCAAAGAGATATCCCGTTTCCTGCGCGGCAAGGCGTCGGGCACTCCCATCCAGCTTCATTTCGTTCAGCGCTTCGGCGGGGAGTTGAACCTGCATATCCACATCCACGCGGTGGTTTCGGACGGGGTCTTCAATCCTGGGGAGGACGGCAAACTATGTTATACGCCGGTCTGTGGCCCGACAGAAACGGAACTCGCGGCCATCACCGAGGCAGTGCGCAGGAAAGTTATCAGGCGCTTGCGCAGGATAGGCGGCCTGTGCGCGGAGGCGGCCGAACAGATGCTTTCCTGGAAGAATTCCGGGTTCTCTATACATGAAGAAGTGCGTATAGAGGCCAACGATAAACAAGGGCGCGAACACCTGCTCTATTATTGCGCACGGCCCGCATTGTCGCAGGCGCGGCTTGTTTATTCCGCAAAAAGCAAAACGGTAATTTACCGCACGGACGCGCGGGGCGGCAGGTCCGAACTGCTTACAATGTCGTCGCTGGAATTTCTGCGCCGGTGGGGATTGCTGATGCCCCCGCCCAACAAGAACCTGGTGCGCTATTATGGGGCGCTCGCGCCGCACTCGCCGCTTCGGGGCAAGGTCGTGGCTAAAGCGGCGGATGCGGCGGTAAAGGCGCGTCGGCGTGAAAAGCTGGAAAAAACTGTTGAAGGGGCGAAGAAGAAAGCGCGGTCCTGGGCCGCCTGCTTGGCGCGGGTGTTCGAGGTGTTCCCGCTTATATGTCCCAAATGCCAAAAGGAATTACTGCCGGTGGCGGTGATATTCAACGACCATGAACTTATACGGATTCTAAAGCATTTCGGCTTGCCGACTGATTTCCCCAGGTTCCTGCCGGTTCCCACAGAAATAGCCTGCTCTTTTGCTGAAAGCCCCTTACTCCCGCCAGCCGGCCGCTTTTTTTGA
- a CDS encoding FAD-dependent oxidoreductase, translated as MTKKTDVLILGAGITGLAAAKYLSDNGKSVIVIEKSPFTGGLARTVKRGDCSFDLGGHRLYFSDRKLEKEVENLLGPENLIKQKRKSRILLGGRFLNYPPTLAEAVFHLSPEVIFSAIKSPAAGFTGGASLKDWIIGNFGGKIHDIYFRDYTKKVWGLETSEISAAWAEARIGKTSMLKMAADLLPGRARAKENARIFSYPLKGIGELPKAFVRSLEGKAEITTSACPVKFIKRGSKLTALEYTHNNTAGTVEFNDAISTIPLCDCGALLGLEKDRGFQKLRYRALLIAFVLLEKPAAFDDHWLYFPDKDIFFSRGCELCNWSPYFKKTAFYPMTFEIFCDKGDETWTAQESHIKELLLSSFKKIKGLEKAAIKYFTMEKLDNAYPLLYSGYEKSLAAAIAGPAAYYNLKLAGRSGTHSYFDLEECLKSAKAAAEAVINLKPSVD; from the coding sequence ATGACAAAAAAAACCGATGTATTGATACTTGGCGCCGGAATTACCGGCCTGGCCGCCGCGAAATATCTGAGCGATAACGGGAAAAGTGTTATTGTTATTGAAAAATCTCCGTTCACCGGCGGACTTGCCCGCACCGTAAAGCGCGGGGACTGCTCTTTTGACCTTGGCGGCCACAGACTTTATTTCAGCGACCGCAAACTTGAAAAAGAGGTGGAAAACCTTCTTGGTCCCGAAAACCTGATAAAACAAAAAAGAAAAAGCCGCATACTATTAGGCGGACGCTTCCTCAACTATCCCCCAACGCTTGCCGAAGCGGTTTTTCACCTGTCACCCGAAGTGATATTTTCCGCCATTAAATCCCCGGCCGCGGGATTTACCGGGGGAGCCTCGCTGAAAGACTGGATCATCGGCAATTTCGGCGGCAAAATACACGATATTTATTTCAGGGATTACACAAAAAAGGTCTGGGGGCTTGAAACTTCGGAAATTTCAGCCGCCTGGGCCGAAGCCAGAATAGGCAAAACCAGCATGCTTAAGATGGCGGCGGACCTCCTGCCGGGCCGGGCCCGCGCCAAGGAGAACGCCAGGATTTTCAGTTATCCGCTGAAAGGCATAGGCGAGCTGCCAAAAGCCTTTGTCCGCTCTTTGGAGGGGAAGGCGGAAATTACAACTTCCGCCTGTCCGGTAAAATTCATTAAGCGGGGTTCAAAACTTACCGCCCTTGAGTACACGCATAATAATACGGCCGGCACGGTGGAATTTAATGACGCGATCTCGACAATACCGCTTTGCGACTGCGGCGCGCTGCTCGGCCTTGAAAAAGACCGCGGCTTCCAAAAACTGCGCTACCGCGCCCTTTTAATAGCGTTCGTTCTGCTTGAAAAGCCGGCGGCTTTTGACGATCACTGGCTTTATTTTCCGGACAAAGATATATTTTTTTCTAGGGGCTGTGAACTCTGCAATTGGAGCCCGTATTTTAAAAAAACCGCCTTCTACCCCATGACCTTTGAAATTTTCTGCGACAAAGGCGATGAAACCTGGACCGCACAGGAAAGCCATATAAAGGAACTGCTTCTCTCCTCTTTCAAAAAGATAAAGGGGCTTGAAAAAGCCGCTATAAAATATTTCACCATGGAAAAGCTGGATAACGCCTATCCCCTGCTTTACAGCGGTTACGAAAAAAGCCTGGCCGCCGCGATCGCCGGACCGGCGGCTTACTACAACCTGAAACTCGCCGGCAGAAGCGGAACGCATTCTTACTTTGACCTCGAGGAATGTCTGAAAAGCGCCAAAGCGGCGGCCGAAGCTGTTATTAACCTGAAACCTTCAGTTGACTGA
- a CDS encoding radical SAM protein, with product MTKKNKKMLKIVLFTGYSCNNRCRFCVDSNKRELPEKSTARLISEIYSARAFGADVLEIIGGEATIRPDFPLLVRTAAGLGIKSIAAATNGRIFSDPAAAEKIVDSGITSLIFSVHGSGPKTHDRLTRSPGSFSELCRGIENLRRLGFKKINGNTTVVRPNLADLEGIADFYIKRGIRNVEYIFVDPNYGGAFDNFEELVPKISEAAPQMRRALDRGRAAGFSHWHARYVPVCHFRGYEKQISEINERELFFTEHWAPDFKNTDAIASRQALARRKTRRCSGCAFYMSCEGLWTEYLKHYGDAELKAIK from the coding sequence ATGACGAAAAAAAACAAGAAAATGCTTAAGATCGTTTTGTTTACCGGATACAGCTGCAATAACCGCTGCCGCTTCTGCGTGGATTCAAATAAACGAGAGCTGCCCGAAAAAAGCACCGCCAGGCTGATAAGCGAAATTTATTCCGCCAGGGCGTTCGGGGCGGATGTGCTTGAAATAATAGGCGGGGAGGCGACCATAAGGCCGGATTTCCCCCTGCTTGTGAGAACCGCCGCGGGTCTCGGCATAAAATCCATAGCGGCGGCCACTAACGGCCGGATTTTTTCGGATCCGGCCGCCGCCGAAAAAATAGTCGATTCAGGGATCACTTCGCTTATTTTTTCAGTGCACGGCTCCGGCCCCAAAACGCACGACCGGCTTACCAGAAGTCCGGGCAGCTTTTCAGAGCTTTGCCGCGGCATTGAAAATTTGAGGAGGCTCGGTTTTAAAAAAATCAACGGCAATACCACGGTGGTCCGTCCCAATCTCGCCGATCTGGAAGGCATAGCTGATTTTTACATAAAGCGCGGCATAAGGAACGTTGAGTACATTTTTGTGGACCCGAATTACGGCGGCGCTTTTGATAATTTCGAGGAACTGGTTCCGAAGATCTCCGAGGCCGCCCCGCAAATGAGAAGAGCTCTTGACAGGGGGCGGGCGGCGGGTTTCTCTCATTGGCACGCGCGCTACGTGCCGGTCTGCCACTTCCGCGGCTACGAGAAACAAATAAGCGAAATAAACGAGCGGGAGCTTTTTTTTACCGAGCACTGGGCCCCGGATTTTAAAAATACCGACGCCATAGCTTCCCGCCAGGCGCTGGCCAGAAGAAAAACCCGCAGGTGTTCGGGCTGCGCTTTTTACATGTCCTGCGAGGGGCTATGGACCGAGTATCTGAAACATTACGGCGACGCGGAACTGAAGGCGATAAAGTGA